Proteins found in one Lathyrus oleraceus cultivar Zhongwan6 unplaced genomic scaffold, CAAS_Psat_ZW6_1.0 chrUn0273, whole genome shotgun sequence genomic segment:
- the LOC127113345 gene encoding uncharacterized protein LOC127113345 — translation MPIHSSNHSLTSYTTVVVVLLLFLQTSTPIIKALAENSHVINFQSPNLYPESLAWDPLKQHFLVGSLRHRTISSISDAGIIETLISDTSLPKNVTVVGITVDSRNNRVLAVIHAVKPLPPFNALAAYDLKSGNRLFLSPLPTDEEAFANDVAVDYNGNAYVTNSIGNYIWKVNVKGEASIFSKSPRFTEHPVDRDTPYSYIGLNGIAYVSSGDYLLVVQSNTGKVFKVDADDGTARHVLLNEDLTRPDGVVFRSDGVVLVVSPQANKLWLLKSNNGWGEGVVYDKIDLESEGYPTSVVSRGRDKMYVLYGYFLEGLLGNSEREGFRIEEIMSPKESEGENVWLYVMIGFGMVYFVYWRFQMGQLVKHMNKKIN, via the coding sequence ATGCCAATTCACTCATCCAATCACTCCCTTACTTCATACACCACCGTCGTCGTCGTCCTCCTCCTCTTCCTCCAAACTTCAACTCCGATAATCAAAGCCCTCGCCGAAAACTCCCACGTCATCAATTTCCAATCACCAAACCTCTATCCAGAATCCCTAGCGTGGGACCCTTTAAAACAACACTTCCTCGTCGGATCCCTCCGTCACCGCACCATCTCATCAATCTCCGACGCTGGCATAATCGAAACCCTAATCTCCGATACCTCTCTCCCCAAAAACGTCACCGTTGTAGGTATAACAGTCGATTCACGCAACAACCGCGTCCTCGCTGTAATCCACGCCGTCAAACCTCTTCCTCCTTTCAACGCTCTCGCCGCCTACGACCTAAAATCCGGCAACCGCCTCTTCCTCTCCCCTCTCCCCACCGATGAAGAAGCCTTCGCAAACGACGTCGCTGTTGATTACAACGGCAACGCTTACGTCACGAACTCCATCGGCAACTACATCTGGAAAGTCAACGTGAAAGGAGAAGCTTCAATCTTCTCAAAATCGCCGAGGTTCACCGAACATCCGGTGGACCGCGACACACCGTATAGTTACATCGGGCTCAACGGTATTGCTTACGTCAGCAGCGGGGATTATCTCTTGGTGGTGCAATCCAATACAGGTAAGGTTTTCAAGGTTGATGCGGACGACGGTACAGCCAGGCACGTACTTCTCAACGAGGATCTCACGCGTCCTGATGGCGTCGTTTTTAGAAGTGACGGTGTCGTTTTGGTGGTTTCACCGCAAGCGAATAAGTTGTGGCTTCTGAAGAGTAATAATGGATGGGGGGAGGGTGTGGTTTATGACAAAATTGACCTTGAGAGTGAAGGGTACCCTACTTCGGTTGTTTCGAGAGGGAGGGATAAGATGTATGTGTTGTATGGGTATTTTTTGGAGGGTCTTTTGGGGAATTCAGAGAGGGAGGGTTTTAGAATTGAGGAGATTATGTCACCAAAGGAGAGTGAGGGAGAGAATGTTTGGCTTTATGTGATGATTGGATTTGGCATGGTGTATTTTGTGTATTGGAGGTTTCAGATGGGTCAGCTTGTGAAGCATATGAACAAAAAGATCAATTGA